The genomic stretch TATGATTTATAAAATAGTAAGTTACTTTTTTTCGTCATATTCTAACTATCCTGCATCAAATTTACTTTCTATATTTATTATTGTTTTTATTTAATTTTCGGTCAATTGGGTTATACTTCCCCCTAATTTACCAATAAATAGAAACCTCCCTCTCTACTTTCGACAAAGTTCTCCCTTGAAAAAAATAGAAATAACCCAATTTTTGTATTATTTTAGTGGAAAGAAGAACTACTTGAAATTGCTCATCTTATTTTAATTAAACGTTAATTATTCTTTTTCCCTTTAAATAAATGCTTATTTTATAAGCAAATCTCAATAATTGTTCTCGTCCAAACTCTTTTAAAATACTTTTTTTCATCACTTATTAGGTCTCAATTTTTATTTGCACTTCACTTCTTCACTATTTCACTGATAGTAATGCAACATCAAAAAGGAAGCCAAATTTTCTGGCTTCCTTTTTGCAAACTTATTATTGATCTAAACCTAAATCTTTTAAAATACTATCTAAAGTTGCACCTTTGTAAGTAGTTTTTGGTTTTGGTGCTTTATCAACAGTAGGATTTTGTAATCCATAGTTTCTAACGACAAAGTCCATATCCTTTTTATCTACTACTTTATCAAAGTTAAAATCGGCTGTAGCCTTATTTGTACCCCAATATGTTTGTACAGCTAATGCATCTAAAACATCAATTACATCATCTTTATTAACATCTCCAGCTGCAGCTGTTAATAAGCTTACATTATACCTCTTTCCTAAATTCTCACCACGCACTTCATCTGATAAAAGTACTTGTCTATTCATTGTAAAATGTCCAGGAACATCAACTTTATAAGTATAAAGTTTTGGCTCTGCTTTCAGTCCTTCTGCGCTAAATTGTCCGCTTTTATTGATTGTAGGTTGTACAATTGTTTTACCATCATAAGAAGTAACTGTTACTTTTGCACCGATTACACTTTGATCAAGCGCATAATTCGGCTGACCGTTTGCTGGATTAATTGTTCCTTCTAATTGTAATGCTCCATCTATCTTTGAGTATGTGTTCTTAATTTTATAAGATTCCATGTACGCATACACATTGCTTGTCTCAACATTTGATTGGTCAATTGTAGACGCCGTCATTGTATACCAATCATTTGGCACACTTCTTGTATATTTCTCTGCTGTTTTCATGTCGAAATTAAACAATTGTAGGTCTTCTGGTAAAGCTTTTGTTCCATTATAAGTAAATGTAAATGTATAAAGCTGACTTGTTCCAGAAGGTACTGAAGTTACTGAAACTTGTGCATCTCCATATTGTTTTACTGCATCATTTACAACAACATTTTTGATTGTTGCTAAGTTCGGATCAACCTTAAAATTAATTTTAGTTGTTTTTAAGTTTTTAATATTATTTGAACGCACACTGTAATTTACAGTATCGCCTGTTGTTACAGTTTGTTTATTTGCCTTCAAATAGTAATATGGGAAATTTTGATCCACAAATACAATTCTTAAGTTGTTTGTAGCATTGCTAGTAAAGTTTTTTGCTGCATCCATACCATAGAAGGAAACTTGTAGTGGTGTAGAACGTTTTTTAACAACAATCTTGTCAGTATAGTTACCGTTCTGATCTGTTTTAATTGGATTAGCTGGGAACGGACTATCGTAGAACGATACAACTGAATTAGTTGACTGATCTACCGGCAGACCCAAACGACTTGCTTCAGCAGTTTCAGGGTCATTTAGATTAATGTTAAAGTCATATAGGTATTGTCCATTTGAATCAAATTGACTATCTTTGTATTCAATTACTTTTTGATCTAGAGAATCAAAGCTTGAAGTCATATTCGGTGCTGCGACATCGTAAACGAAATCTGCAGTTCTTACAAATGACTTACCTTTTTCATTCGTACCAACTAGCTTTAATTTGTATTTCCCTGCTTTTGCTATTACCGGATCATAACTAATTGGATTTTTTGCATCTCCAGTAAATGGATAGTAAATTGAACTGAATCCTCTTCCAATAAAGTAATCTTGATTTTCATTCAATGTGATTGGTGTAAATGAACCAACTAAGCCAAGATCCTCACCTGTTGTAGCATCTTGTAGTAATACATCCAATGTTTTCATATGTGACTTCAATGAAAGATCAAATGATAAAAATGGGAAAGCATTTGCTGGCCAGCTTGTATCCGTACCGAACATTGGGTTGTCAATTTTAAAATAATCAATTCCTTCATCAACTACACGACCACCAAATGGAATCTGATAAGTTTCTGTTGGATCTGCTGTGTTTGTAAATGTAATAAATCCTTCGTATGTTCCTTTTTCTGCTGTTTTTGGAATGTTTAAGTTAAACTTAATATTCTTTTGGCTAATTCCATTTAATTTTACAGATGTAGGCCCTGTTAATGTTACATTATTTTGTGCTGCATCTTTAGAGCCTCTTAAACCACTTTGGAATTTCACATCTACTTTAAATGTTTTCGCTTTTTCACTACGGTTTTTTAATGTGATATTACGAGAATCTGCAATGTCTTTATCATCGAAACCGTATGATCCAAAGCTAATTCCACCAGTTAATTCTTTAATAGATTTTTCTTTTCCATTAATAACTGTTGGTGTTTGATCCACTACTTCTAATTCTACATTTGAATGAATTGCTTCATATGGGTCAACACGTCCACTACCTGCTTCAAATACGCTATAAGCTTTTGATAATGGATCAGCAGTGTTCATTAAAATCGATTTGATATCTTCTGGTTGTAGGTCTTTATTTGATTGAAGTAATAATGCTGACACACCAGCTACATAAGGTGTTGCCATTGACGTTCCTGATAAGCGCTCATATGCATATTTATAATCTTCAGGTTTTGATCCATCACCTGTTTTATTATTTACATAGAATGGCACAGTTGAAAGAATCGCCACACCTGGAGCTGTTACTTCTGGTTTGATGTCATAGTTTACTCTTGAAGGGCCTCTTGAACTAAATCCTGCTAATTCATCTGACGCTGTTTGTACCTTTTTAAAGTCTCCAAATGTGAAATTTGTGTTACCTGCTTTTATAGCATCTGAAATAGCTAAACCTTCTTCATTTGAAACAGAGAATGTTGGAATTGCATCGACTGATTCACCAAGGAATGATTGGATCGCACCTTCAGCTTTATTTGTTTCATCGTTATACATTAAAACGCCAACTGCACCTTTTGCTTTTGCATTTTTAATTTTATCGATTAGCGCAATCGTTCCACGTTTAATAAAAGCGATTTTTCCGTTTACATCCTTACCATTGAAATCAGCGGGATTACCTAAACCAACATCAACTAATTGATATGTTTTTCCTTTTAATGCTGTTAAGTCGTCTGAATAATTTCTAGCTAATTGTCTTACTAAATAATTCTTTCCATTATTAATGCCTTCATATTGGTAAACATCTAATGCGATAGATGAAGCACCAACTGTTAAAGCTAATGCAGCAGCACCAGGTGAACCAAGGGTATACATTTGATCTCCACTATTTCCGGCTGCTACTACAGTTGTAACTCCATTTAATACTGCATTGTTTACTGCAATTGAAGTAGCGTAAAGTGGATCGTTTAGCGTTGCACCAAGTGACATGTTAATGACATCCATACCGTCTTGTACAGCACGATCGATCCCAGCAATAATATCTTCCTCAGTTCCTGATCCATAAGGTCCTAACACTCGGTAAGAATAAAGGTCAGCATCTGGTGCTGCACCAATCGTTTTATACTCACTATTTGCTACACCACGTCCACCAATAATACCAGCTACATGTGTACCATGCTCCGTGTAATAAGTTGATGTGCCACTAACTTCAGGTTGGCCTGATTTTTTCCAATCTGCATAAGTTGTTTCCATCGGATCATTATCGTTTTCAACGAAATCATATCCACCTTTATATGCATCCTTCAAGTCTGGGTGGTGATAATCCATCCCTGTATCTAAAATCCCTATTTTAATTCCTTTACCTGTAAATCCTTCTGCATGTAGACGGTCTAGCGCATCATAAGGAGTATAATTTGCAACGTTTGATTCATCTGCTTTTAATTGATCAGTTTCTTTCGGTGGATCAATTGAAAATGTTTGGTTACTCCACACCTTTTTTACAGCTTTTGATTTTAGGAGATTCTTTATTTGATTTGCTGGTAGGGTCATGGAAACACCATTGAATGCATGTTTATAAGAATGGTTAATTTTATAATCTACCTTTTTACTTTTACCATTTGTCAAAACTTTGCTAACATCTTTCGTAAAAGTATCATGGTCTTGATCAATTAAGTCTTGAGCGTCTGATTTTGTTAAAGTCTTACCTTCCACACTTGCTTCAATTTGCGCAACTTTAGCAGGTTTATTAGCAAATTCTACAATGACCTTAGTTGGTTCAGAAGAGTCTAGATTAATCTCAGAGGAAATTTGCAACCCAGTATCTTCACTAGTTGAAAGCTGATTAAGAGCTGCTCTTTGCTCTGAAGTTAATTTTGCTAAAAGATCTTCCACTTTACTTGGACTTGCTGCTTGTGAAACATTAGTTGCATGTCCAAAAGAACCTAGAATAAAACTTGATGATAAAGCTAAAACCGTAAAACTTTTTAAAACTTTACTTTTTTCTCTCTTTTCCCCCATTTTTCTTCCTCCAGTTCATTTACTTAATACCAATTGCAGTTAATTACTAGAAAACTACTTTTTTGACAACTTTCTCTAGTAATCAACAAAATATAATGAACATTTGTCGTTCATTCCTTCTAAATCTATTATTGTGAATATTCTATTTTTAATCAATTGGGTTATAGAAAGCCCTGATTTATCAGTGTTTTTACATTTCGCATTAAAACAAACGACAAATTACAACATATTTCCCTATGCTAATAAACCAATTTTAGTTAATTTCGAACAATTTACTTACTACAATTAATTAATTCATTACAAAAAAAAATACATAGACACGTTAATTAACGTTGTCTATGTATTTTTTTATAAGCTAACAAATGTATGTTCAATTGATTCATATAATTCAGCAGCTTTTTGAAAATCTTTAATTTCTATATAGTATTTATATAATTTCTTACCAAATTGTTCGATATAGAATTTATTATTAGTAGAATAAAAGAATGGAAGTGCCTCATCCGATAGATATTGATAAAACTTTTCTCGAGCACCCTCAGCCTTCAGCTTAAATAATTTAATAAGGGTAATATGTACTGGGCTTTTTAACAATTTTGCTAGTGCAAGTGCTCTTTTCATCACACCAAGAAGTATCTCTTTTTCTAATAATGTCCCTTCAGTACATGTCTCTAAATAATTGCACAAACGTCTTAAATAATTGATGGATTTTTTATTTTCGGTTTCATTAATACTTTCTTCAAAATAATATAATGCAGTTTCATATTCTTCTCGCTTAAAATACTTAACGCCAAGATTATTTAATAATATAGCCTTACGTTCTCGGTCCCCTAATACTTCACAGTTATGAATTAAATCCTTGTAGCGTCCTACAACTTCATTAAAATTCATCTCTAACTCACTACCGTACTGCAATAACATAAGCGTTTCAGAACTAATCGCAAATAAGTAATTATTCGTTCTCTGAAAATATTTAAGAGCCATTTCAGCATATTTATAAGCCAATATTTTTGAGCTTCCATAATGATAGGCAATTGCAAGATGATGATAGTATTCTTCATTTCGATACTCATCGATATTAATCATCTTTAATACTTTAATTGCTTTTTGATGGTCTTCACTACTTAGGCTAGTATAATTTGATATATAAAACATACCTTGAAGATGATAAAATAGATTTTTCTCGAAAGGAGATAATTCAGGGAATTCTTTTGTCACATATGTAAGTATTTGCTTAACCATATCTAAATTTTGATAATGAAAATAATACCTTGCTCTTAGTAAATTATAGTGGGCTGCGTATTGTGAATATTCAATAAAGGGCATTTGATCAAGTTCTGCTTTACATTCTTCTATTTGTGCTTCTTTTTTCATTATTAATGCATCATGCCAAAGATGTAATTTTTTCTCTAAATTATAAAACGATTGGACTTCATGATTAATATTTATTCCTAAACGATCTGAAAATAAAGCGATAATATCAGGTGAGTATGCCGTCTTGCCTCTTTCAATTTTACTAACATGAGTAGTTGTACATATACCTTCTCCAAGCATAGCTTGAGTTAACCCCATTTTTTCACGATAAAACTTTATGATTTCCCCCTCAATCATATGCACCCTCCTCTATCTCTATAACCATATTTATCTAAATATTCTTTACTAAATTTTAATATCCTTTTAAGGAAAATACAATTAATGATTTTTACCTAAAACTAGTAAATTTCACTCTAAATCCAATTCAATATAACTAAAAAAAAGATAGCGTTCCAAAATAAAATCCTACCTTAAAGACTATTTTATTATTTTTTTGACATTACTTAAGAACTATTCGTCAAATAGATTTAATTTTTAAAATTTCGAATTCAAACAAACTAAACGATCCTTTTTACCAGTTTAAATCACTTAATCCATTTATTTTGGAAATTAGCAAACCTCTCATATTCCTCGTTTAACTTTCTAGATAAACTAATATTAATGTCTCTATAAATTTCAACGTTTTCTTTTATTGGTTTATGACCATATGTTTTGCCAACAAGTTTATATGTACGATTTACTACTCACTTAATCCTTAAATTTGTATTCTTAGAAAACTTTCCTTACTATACTACATATATGGAAAAATTGTATTATAAATAGATTGAGTGAAAAAAATTTTTTCGTTAATACTGATAATATGCAAAATAATTTTCACAAGAAAGGGTTTTCATATTATTATTAAAAAAACCTCTTTTTTCCTATATAATAATAATTAAGTAAACTATACTACTTTTCAAAACATTTAAAATATATACATTATTATTAAAAAAACTATATTAATATTCATTCTAAAAAACTATTCCCTAAGAAGGTGTAAAGAACATGGAACAAACGAATAGCTTAGGTAAAATTCGTTCTTATTATGCACGATTAAGTGATAAAGAAAAGAAGATTGCTGACTATATATTACAAAATCCAAAGCATATTATTCATAGTACAATTACAGAAGTTGCTGAAGACTTGAACGTTGCTGACGCTACTGTTTTTAGATTTTGTAAGCGCATCGGATTTAAAGGCTATCAGGCCCTTAAGATTGCACTAGCAACGGAAATTATGACGCCAATACAGCAAATCCATGAGGAAATTAACGAAAAAGATGATGAAATAACAATCGCAAATAAAGTATTTCAATCTAATATTCGAACACTTGAAAATACTGCCCAAATTCTAGATAGTGCATCGATTAAAAAAGCAGTAAATCTGATCTTAAAAGCAAATAAAGTTGAATTATATGGAGTAGGCGGTTCTTCAATAATTGCAATGGATGCTTTTCATAAATTTATTCGTACAGGAATTAAAGCAAATTCATACACGGATTCACATTTTCAATTAATGTCAGCTTCTCAACTCACAAAGGATGATGTAGCCATCGTGATCTCACATTCTGGCTCCAATAAAGATATCTTGCGTATTTTACAAGTATTAAATGAAAACGGTGTCAAAACAATTGGCATTACAGGTTTTCCGAAATCTGCCTTAAGTCAAAATGTTACTGTTTCCCTGTACACATCATCTGAGGAAACAGAATATCGACCAGAGGCTCTAGCTTCAAGGATTGCTCAATTAAGTATCATTGATGCATTATATGTAAATTTAATGATCTTAAATTCTCATAAAGCTAAAACATCATTTGAAAAAGTAAGAACAGCTATATCAGAAACTAGATCTTAAATGAAGTGTTTAGAAAAAACAGGGACTAAAAGGGTGTAGATAAACTCTTTTAGTCCCTGTTTTATTTAACGATTTGACTAACAAATTGCTTCATAAATTTTAATAATTTCATATGCATAATACCCATTTCTTCTGAAGAAATCGGTTCATCCTTATCTAACCATTGCTCCATAAGACCAAAAAAAGCTGAAGAAATAAACGCAGTTGTGTATTCATGAGGAAGATCAATCATATGTTCCTCCTCAATCATATTGATTATTTTTTCATAAATTGCTTCCTTAATATACTGCTTCATTTTTTTTGGAAAAGCTGGGTCACCTTTTGTACTAATTAAAATTTTAATAAATCTTTGATTATCTTTTAAATAATGAAATACATTTAAAATTGGTGGGTAGACCATGTCATTTGAATAAAACTCATTCAATTCTCTTGGCTTTATATGCATTAGTCGATTTTGTAATTCTTCTAATATTTCATTTTGACTTTTTTCCATTAAATCGTATTTATCTCTATAATGTAGATAAAACGTACCTCTATTTAATCCAGCCTTTAATGTAATATCTCTTACTGATATCGCTTCGAATCCTTTTTCTTCAATTAAATCTAATAATGTCTCTTTTATTAATTCCTTCGTTTTTGCAACCTTCATTTCTCTCAATGATTGAGTCACTTTATATCATCCTTTAAATTATAGTTTTTAATAAACACATAATATAAATCTGTTTAGCAATGAACACATTTATGTTATTTGCTTATTGTGATTTATTAAAACTCATTGTAATATCAACACATAAGATTAGTCAACACGTTGTTCAGTAATTCCGTGACATAGGATATAGGAGGTATTCAAATGAACTTATTTAAACAAAAACAAGCTATAATAGCGCCAATACTAGTATTAGTTGTTGCAATAATTTTTTCTCTTACATTAGCATCATCTGTTAATCCCACACCTAAAAATCTTCCAATTGCAATCGTAAACGAAGATCAAGGTATCCAAGTTCCTTCAAAAGGAAATATTAATATAGGCAAAATGATGGTTTCTAAAATAACTGAATTGTCCAAAACGACTAATGGTGAAAAGCCAGCAATTAAATGGATTCAAGTTTCAAGTGAAGAAAAAGTACGTAAAGGTCTAGATGATCAAAAATATTACGGTGCTCTTATTCTTCCAAGTGATTTAAGTAAAAATCAAGCTTCACTAAAAACAGCAAATCCTTCACCAATAGCGATTAAAATTTTAGTAAACCAAGGTAAAAATACAACGGGCTCAACAATGGCTAGTCAAATGCTAACTCATATTGTAGAAAATCTTAGCCTAAATATTCATACCGAGATTTTTAATGAATTAAAGAAAAATGTGAACTCGATTTCAGTAAAACAAGCTGAAATATTAGCGAATCCAATCATAGCAAAGATTGAAAATGTAAATGCAATCGGAACACATACATCAAATGGAAACGCACCTGTTGCTTTAATAACACCACTGTGGATGTCTAGTTTAATTGGGGCAGTTATTGTCTTTTTAGCGAAAAAGAAAACTCTAACCTCAAATAAAGTTGGGAAACTAAAAGTTATTTTTGAACAATTATTTTTAGGAGTTATCTTATCATTCCTAATCGGTTTTGGAATAACATTAATGGCACAGTGGATGGGAATCACACTTCCAAACTTCTTAGATGTGGCACTCTATTTAACAATTGCTTATTTCTGTTTCCATATTCTAATTTCTGCTGTACTATCATGGATAGGTTTCGGCGGAGTTGGTATCTTTGCCCTAATCTTCTTCTTCTCTGGTTCTTTAATTGGTATGCCAAAAGAGCTTTTACCAGCTTTTTCAAAAGACTGGATTTACTCTTGGGTTCCAATGCGCTTTGGAGCTGACGGATTAAGAGAAATATTCTATTTTGACAAAGGCTTATCAATGAGTCATCCAATGACGATCATCATTTGGATCGGTATTATTTCTGTACTAGTCTTATTCTTATCTGCTGCTAAGCCGAATAAAGAAGTACTAAGTCAAACAGAAGTAGTTACAATGAAATAAATTGCACAACAAAAAGGGAAACCAACTCAGTTAGTTTCCCTTTTTGTTATTACTGATCTAATCCTAAATTTTTTAAGATGTCTTCTAAAGTCTTGCCTTTATAAGTGGTTTTTGGTTTCGGCGTATTATTAACTGTAGGATTTTGTAATCCAAAGTTTTTCTCAATAAAATACATGTCTTTTTCATCTACTACTTTGTCAAAGTTAAAGTCTGTTGTATTTTTATTTGTACCCCAATATGTTTGTACAGCAATCGCGTCTAAAATGTCGATTACATTATCTTTGTTGACATCACCAGCCGCTCCACTTGTTAAATTCCAAAGCATTCTCTTTCCTACATATTCACCGCGTACATTATCTGATAGATTCATTTTTCTATACATCGTAAAATGACCAGGCACATCGATTTTTACAGTATAAGGTTTTGGATCAGCCTTCATACCTTCAGCAGTATATTGACCACTACTATTGTAGATTGGAGCATCTACAATCGTTTTTCCGTCATATGAAGTAACGGTTACTTTTGCACCGATTTTACTTGCATCAATTGCATAATTCTTTTGACCAGTAGCTGGATCATATAACCCTTCTGATAATAAAGCTCCATCTATTCTTGAATTAGTTATCTTTTTATTATAAGTTTCCATATAAGTGTAGACATTATTTGTTTCTACATTTGATTGGTCTATCGTTGAAGTTGTCATTGTATACCAATCAAAAGGCAATCCTTTAATCCACTTACTTGCTGTTTTCAAATCAAAATTAAAAAGCTGTAAGTCTTCTGGCAATGCTTTCGTTCCATTATAAGTAAATGTAAATGTATAAAGGAGTGTACCTGCTGCAGCTGGTTCTGAAGATACAGTTACATTCGCATCTCCAAATTGTTTTACTGCATCATTTACTACTACATTTTGAATTGTTGCAAGATTTGGATCTACTTTTAAATTTATTTTAGTAGTTTTTAAATTTTTCACATTATTTGAACGAACACTGTAATTGACAGTATCGCCTGTTGTAACGGTTTTTTTACTTGCTTTTAAATAGTAATATGGTAAATTTTCGCTTACGAATGTTACTTCTAACATATTTGATGCATTTGCTGTAAAGTTTCTAGCTGCATCAAAACCATAAAATGAAACATTTAACGGAGTAGAGCTTTTCTTAACTAAAATTTTGTCAGTATAGTTACCGTTTTTATCTGTATACTTTGGCTTTGCAGGAAACGGACTATTGTAAAACGATACAACTGCATTGCTTGATTGATCTACTGGTATACCTAATTTACTTGCTTCTGCAGTTTCTGGATCATTTAAGTTAATATTAAAATCATATAAAAACTGTCCATTCGAATCAAATTGACTATCTTTATATTCAATTACTTTTTGATCTAAATTGTCAAAGCTAGACGTCATAGTTGGTGCTCCAGCGTCAATAAAGAAATCAGCTGCTTTAGTGAATACTTTACCTTTTTCATTTGTTCCAATCATTTTTAATCGATATTTACCTGCT from Arthrobacter citreus encodes the following:
- a CDS encoding S8 family serine peptidase, translated to MGEKREKSKVLKSFTVLALSSSFILGSFGHATNVSQAASPSKVEDLLAKLTSEQRAALNQLSTSEDTGLQISSEINLDSSEPTKVIVEFANKPAKVAQIEASVEGKTLTKSDAQDLIDQDHDTFTKDVSKVLTNGKSKKVDYKINHSYKHAFNGVSMTLPANQIKNLLKSKAVKKVWSNQTFSIDPPKETDQLKADESNVANYTPYDALDRLHAEGFTGKGIKIGILDTGMDYHHPDLKDAYKGGYDFVENDNDPMETTYADWKKSGQPEVSGTSTYYTEHGTHVAGIIGGRGVANSEYKTIGAAPDADLYSYRVLGPYGSGTEEDIIAGIDRAVQDGMDVINMSLGATLNDPLYATSIAVNNAVLNGVTTVVAAGNSGDQMYTLGSPGAAALALTVGASSIALDVYQYEGINNGKNYLVRQLARNYSDDLTALKGKTYQLVDVGLGNPADFNGKDVNGKIAFIKRGTIALIDKIKNAKAKGAVGVLMYNDETNKAEGAIQSFLGESVDAIPTFSVSNEEGLAISDAIKAGNTNFTFGDFKKVQTASDELAGFSSRGPSRVNYDIKPEVTAPGVAILSTVPFYVNNKTGDGSKPEDYKYAYERLSGTSMATPYVAGVSALLLQSNKDLQPEDIKSILMNTADPLSKAYSVFEAGSGRVDPYEAIHSNVELEVVDQTPTVINGKEKSIKELTGGISFGSYGFDDKDIADSRNITLKNRSEKAKTFKVDVKFQSGLRGSKDAAQNNVTLTGPTSVKLNGISQKNIKFNLNIPKTAEKGTYEGFITFTNTADPTETYQIPFGGRVVDEGIDYFKIDNPMFGTDTSWPANAFPFLSFDLSLKSHMKTLDVLLQDATTGEDLGLVGSFTPITLNENQDYFIGRGFSSIYYPFTGDAKNPISYDPVIAKAGKYKLKLVGTNEKGKSFVRTADFVYDVAAPNMTSSFDSLDQKVIEYKDSQFDSNGQYLYDFNINLNDPETAEASRLGLPVDQSTNSVVSFYDSPFPANPIKTDQNGNYTDKIVVKKRSTPLQVSFYGMDAAKNFTSNATNNLRIVFVDQNFPYYYLKANKQTVTTGDTVNYSVRSNNIKNLKTTKINFKVDPNLATIKNVVVNDAVKQYGDAQVSVTSVPSGTSQLYTFTFTYNGTKALPEDLQLFNFDMKTAEKYTRSVPNDWYTMTASTIDQSNVETSNVYAYMESYKIKNTYSKIDGALQLEGTINPANGQPNYALDQSVIGAKVTVTSYDGKTIVQPTINKSGQFSAEGLKAEPKLYTYKVDVPGHFTMNRQVLLSDEVRGENLGKRYNVSLLTAAAGDVNKDDVIDVLDALAVQTYWGTNKATADFNFDKVVDKKDMDFVVRNYGLQNPTVDKAPKPKTTYKGATLDSILKDLGLDQ
- a CDS encoding helix-turn-helix transcriptional regulator; the encoded protein is MIEGEIIKFYREKMGLTQAMLGEGICTTTHVSKIERGKTAYSPDIIALFSDRLGININHEVQSFYNLEKKLHLWHDALIMKKEAQIEECKAELDQMPFIEYSQYAAHYNLLRARYYFHYQNLDMVKQILTYVTKEFPELSPFEKNLFYHLQGMFYISNYTSLSSEDHQKAIKVLKMINIDEYRNEEYYHHLAIAYHYGSSKILAYKYAEMALKYFQRTNNYLFAISSETLMLLQYGSELEMNFNEVVGRYKDLIHNCEVLGDRERKAILLNNLGVKYFKREEYETALYYFEESINETENKKSINYLRRLCNYLETCTEGTLLEKEILLGVMKRALALAKLLKSPVHITLIKLFKLKAEGAREKFYQYLSDEALPFFYSTNNKFYIEQFGKKLYKYYIEIKDFQKAAELYESIEHTFVSL
- a CDS encoding MurR/RpiR family transcriptional regulator, translating into MEQTNSLGKIRSYYARLSDKEKKIADYILQNPKHIIHSTITEVAEDLNVADATVFRFCKRIGFKGYQALKIALATEIMTPIQQIHEEINEKDDEITIANKVFQSNIRTLENTAQILDSASIKKAVNLILKANKVELYGVGGSSIIAMDAFHKFIRTGIKANSYTDSHFQLMSASQLTKDDVAIVISHSGSNKDILRILQVLNENGVKTIGITGFPKSALSQNVTVSLYTSSEETEYRPEALASRIAQLSIIDALYVNLMILNSHKAKTSFEKVRTAISETRS
- a CDS encoding TetR/AcrR family transcriptional regulator gives rise to the protein MTQSLREMKVAKTKELIKETLLDLIEEKGFEAISVRDITLKAGLNRGTFYLHYRDKYDLMEKSQNEILEELQNRLMHIKPRELNEFYSNDMVYPPILNVFHYLKDNQRFIKILISTKGDPAFPKKMKQYIKEAIYEKIINMIEEEHMIDLPHEYTTAFISSAFFGLMEQWLDKDEPISSEEMGIMHMKLLKFMKQFVSQIVK
- a CDS encoding DUF3533 domain-containing protein; this encodes MNLFKQKQAIIAPILVLVVAIIFSLTLASSVNPTPKNLPIAIVNEDQGIQVPSKGNINIGKMMVSKITELSKTTNGEKPAIKWIQVSSEEKVRKGLDDQKYYGALILPSDLSKNQASLKTANPSPIAIKILVNQGKNTTGSTMASQMLTHIVENLSLNIHTEIFNELKKNVNSISVKQAEILANPIIAKIENVNAIGTHTSNGNAPVALITPLWMSSLIGAVIVFLAKKKTLTSNKVGKLKVIFEQLFLGVILSFLIGFGITLMAQWMGITLPNFLDVALYLTIAYFCFHILISAVLSWIGFGGVGIFALIFFFSGSLIGMPKELLPAFSKDWIYSWVPMRFGADGLREIFYFDKGLSMSHPMTIIIWIGIISVLVLFLSAAKPNKEVLSQTEVVTMK